The window CCTTCAGGTCGCCCGCGGTCTGGCTCTGCGGCACCAGCATCAGCGGGCCGTTGATCGGCATCACCTCGTCGAGGAAGATCGCGATGTTCATTGCGCGCGGCTCCGGCATGCCGTCGTCACGCTTCCAGGTGCCGTAATCCTGGTGCCACTGCCAGACGTCGCCGGTGAAGGCCGCCTTCGCGTTGATCTTGAACTGATGCATGTAGACCTTCTCACCGAACAGCTGCTCGATGGGGTCGATCATGCGCGGATGCGCGCCGAGGAGGCCGAACGCCTCGTTGTAGAGATGCGCGGCAAAGGCCGTGCGCGGCGCGCCGCTCTTCTCGCGCCACACCTCGGGGCGGTTGGCGTCATAGATCGAGACCGCCTCGCGTGCGAGGAAATCGACCTCTTCCTGGCTGAACAGCTCGGGCAGGAACAGCCAGCCTTCGCGATGGAAAAATTCGATCTGCTCCGGCGTCAGTTTCATGGTGCTTTCCTCCTTTGATTATTGGTTTTCGTTCTTGGCGCCGTGACGGTCCTGCTCACGCCGCCACGTCGATCGCCCTCAGCTTCTCTTCGGTCATCTGCCCCGCCGTCTGCGCATGGGCCAACGCGGCGGCCTCAGCGGCGGCGGCGTTGCCGGAGAAAATGTGCGCGGCGATGGTCTCGTGCTCGGTCCAGGCGCTGCCGCGGTAATCGAGCTCGGCGAGCACGGTCGCCATCGAGCGGCGCATATGCGGCCATTGCGGCGCGATCATTTCCTCGATCGCGGTATTGCCGGCCAGCCGATAGATCGCGCTGTGGAAGTCGACGTCGAGCGCGATCAGGCGCGCCAGCGGCGCGTTGTCGTCGATCGCGCGCCCGGCTTCCAGCGCGCCTTCGAGCTGCGTACGTGCCGCGGAATCCTCTTTCACACGCGTCGCGGCAAGCCGTGCCGCCAGCGCATCGATGGCGCCGCGCACTTCATAGAGCTCGCGGATGCGCTGCGGATCGAGCTGCGTCACCTCGAAGCCGCGCTTGCCGCTCTCCGCGACAAGGCCCTGGCGATGCAACAGGTGCAGCGCGTGCGAGATCGGCTGGCGCGAGACGCCGAGCCGATCGGCAAGTTCGTTCTGGGTGATGCGCTGGCCGGGCAGCAGCGTGCGGTCGATGATCGCTTCGAGCAATCGCCCGTAGACCTGGTCGATCAGGTTCGGAAGCGGGTCCAACGGGATCATGCCAACAGTCCAAATTGGAATACAGAATTCCGTGTTCGAAAATGGAGGCTACTGCGGGTTGCAGGAGCGGTCAAGGCGGGAGTTGCGGAAATGCTAAGTGATTGAAATCATGAGGATTTGCAGGGGAAAATTGCGGCGTCCGTTGCGGCTGCAGTCGCGCCTTGGCCACGCAGCGACAAGCGGCACCCCTCCCTGTGCTTCCCCGACTGTTCAGCCCGGGGAGATGGTGGACGGGTGTTCTGAGACATCGTGGACACTTTCGCCAGCTAAGCATGGCGGCTATCGGATGCCGCCCCCGCTACTTCGCCTTGCCAAGCTCCATCAGGATCCGCGTCATCAGATAGAGCCGCGGCACGATCGAGTTGGTGTCGATGTATTCGTCGCGCGCGTGATAGCCCCAGCCGGCGAGGCCGAAGCTTTCGACCACGGTGGCCTTGCCGCTGCGCGCGGCGTAGCCGGCATCGGTCGCGCCGCCGGTCATCTCCGCGATATCCAGCGTGCGGTCGAGCTCGGCATAGATCGCCTGTCCCTGCTTGGCGAGCGCGCGGCCACGATCGTTCGCGACGAAGGGCGGGCGGCCCGCGGTGACCTTCACGGTTACCTCAGTGTCAGGGATCAGCTTGTCCTTCACCTTTTCGTCGAGCGCCGCCTGCAGCTTTTGTACGCCGTCCGGAATGGTGAGGCGGATGTCGGCGCCGGCGCTGGCGTGATCCGGGATCTGGTTGCGCACGGTGCCGGCCTTCGCGGTGGTCCAGTTCAGCTGCGTGCCTGGGATGGATTTCGCGACGTCCTGGGTCTGCAGCAATTGATGCGCGAGCTCGAGCAGCGCGTTGCGGCCGAGCTGCGGCGCGGCGCCGGCATGCGAGGCCTTGCCCTTCACATCCATCGTGCCGGTCGCGGTGCCGCTGGCGCCGAGCAGCAGGCTTTCGTTCTTGGCCACCGGCGGCGCGACCGTCGGCTCGCAGGACAGCACCACGTCGTGCTGGTCGGCGAGCTCGGCGATGACCTCGCCCGAGCCGATCGAGCCGACCTCTTCATCCGGGTTGAACGATACCGTGAGTTTTGCGTAGTCGTGCCAGCCCGCATCGTTCAGGATCTTGAGCGAATGCAGGATGACGGCGATGCCGCCCTTGTCGTCGGCAATGCCGGGCCCGTAGATCCTGTTGCCGTCGACCTTGTAGGGCTGGGTGTCGAGGATGCCGTGCTCATAGACCGTATCCATATGCGCGATCAGCATCAGCTTCTTGCTGCCGGTACCTTCGAAGGTGCCGATCACCATGTCGGCGCCGGCGCCCTTCGTGGTCTTGCGCCGCTCGGTCCTGGCGCCGAGCGCCTTCAGCCGCGCTTCGGTGTAGTCGGCCATCTTCTTCAGGCCCTCGACGTCGCTGGAGCCCGATTCGATCAACACCATGTCGTGCAGGCTTTCGATCACGGCCGGCTGGGCCTGCTCGGCGGCCGCGCGCAGCTTTTCATCCGCGGCGGCAAAGGCGGAGGCGAAGGCGAGCGAGAACAGACCGGCCGACGCGAGCAATTTGATGGATAGTTTCATGAGTATCCTCCCTGTACAGCGCTGGGAGGACACTAACATCGCAAACCATCTGTCTCCAGCCGCGTCAGGCCTGATCGAGCACCTCGACATCGAGTGTCTCGATCTGCGCGGGCTCGGCGGTCGCATCGATCGCCGCGATCCTGTCGCCTGATATCGTGACCCGCAGCACGATGCGCAGCGCGCCGCCGAAGATGACGGCAACGCCGATCTCGCCGTCGACCAGCGCTGGCTTCGCCGCCTGCGCGCGTCCCTTGAAGCTTTCGGCGACAGCCGCGGCGCCACGGATGACCGGCAGCGAGCCGAGCCGCTGCGCCGCCTGATCGGCGCGTACCACGACGTCGGGCGCCAGCACGGCAAGCAGCCCCTCGAAATCGCCGTTGCGGGACGCTGCGAGGAAGGCCTCGACGATGCCGCGCTGCCGGCTGAGATCGGCATCCGGCGCGGGCGGCGCGCCCTGCACGCGGCGTCTGGCGCGGCTCGCCAGTTGCCGCGCGGCGGCCGGCGTGCGTCCGACGATCGGCGCGATCTCCTCGAACGGCACCGCGAACATGTCGTGCAGCACGAAAGCCAGCCGCTCGGCCGGCGCCAGCGTCTCCAGCACCACGAGCAGCGCCGCACCGACCGAGTCAGCCATCTCGGTCTCGCGCTCGAACGGATTGTCCGCCATCGGCTCCGGCACGTGCGCACCCATCGGCTCCTCGCGGCGCGACTTGCGCGAGCGCAACATGTCGAGGCAGATCCGCGCGACCACCGTGGTCAGCCAACCCCCGAGATTGTCGACCGTGGCAGCATCGGTGCGGCCGAGCCGCAGCCAGGCCTCCTGCACGGCGTCGTCGACCTCGGCGGTCGAACCCAGCATGCGATAGGCCACGGCCCGCAAGCGCGGCCGGTTGGCCTCGAACTGTTCGGCCAGAAATTCTTTCTCGTCCATCGGTCACATTCCCTTTGTCCGCTCCGTCATGGCCATGACGAACGAAACCAGGCCGATGTGACAGCAGATCGGCATGGCGGCGTCAAAAGGCAAATCAGGAGAGTGAGATGATGAAAGCCCGCATGAACCACCCGGTGATGGTTGTTCCCGATGCGATGAAAGCGCTGCAGGCGCTCAGCGAGAGCACCAAACAGGCTTTGCCGGAAAAGCTGCTCGAGCTGGTCCATCTGCGCGCCAGCCAGATCAATGGCTGCAGCGTCTGCGTCGACATGCACCCGAAGCTTGCCAAGCGTGCCGGCGAGACCGATGAGCGGCTGTTCGCGGTCGGCGCCTGGCGCGACACGCCGTATTTCACCGAAGCCGAGCGCGCCGCGCTGGCGCTGACCGAAGCGGTGACCCGCCTCAGCGACCGCGAGGATCCGGTGACGGACGCGGTGTGGGACGAGGCGGCGAAGCATTTTGACGAGCAGCAGCTCGCGTCGCTGGTGCTGGGGATCGCCGCGATCAATGTCTGGAACCGGCTCAACGTCGCCGTGCGGCAGCCGGTCGGCGCGTGGAAGGTGTAAAGGTCTGTTCTCCCTCTCCCCGTTCTTACGGGGTCGAGACGAGCGAAGCTCGCTCTGAGAGGGTTGGGGTGAGGGGCTCTCTCCGCGAGTGGTGTGCGTGGACGGACCTGTACCCCCTCACCCGGATCGCATCTGCCGATGCGATCCGACCTCTCCCCGCAAGCGGCTATCGCATTCACACATCTGGGTTGCGATTAGCGGTAAAGCGGGATTCTCTATCGGTAGGCAAGCCGGTGGAGGTTTTGATGGCCGGGGTGGCATATGGACTGGGACGATTTGGCGATCGTCGCCTGGAAAAAGGGGGGCGCGGCTGCATGCGGCGCTGGTGGCCCGGCCTGGCTCGTGCATCCGCCGCCTCGGTGAGGACCGTGCGGGCGAGATGCAGTTTCGCCGGCTTCTTCACAATCCGTCGGTGACGGCCGCAGAGATGTCACGGCATGCCGGAGACCTCACCGGGCAGCGAGCGGCTGGTCGGCATGTTGTTGTCGCACAGGACACGTCGGAATTGATCTTGGGCGGCCGGCGGTCGCGACAATGCTACGGACCGGTCGCCAAAGGCAATGCCGCGGGTTTGTTGCTGCATGTGGCACTGGCGGTAGAGGCCGAGACGCAAGGGTTGCTCGGTCTGGTCTCGATGCAGGTCTGGAACCGTAACCGAGAGGAGTTGGCACCACGGCGCAAGCGGGCGACGGCGGCTAAGGAATCGCAACGATGGATCGAGAGCAGCGAACGGGCGGGTGAGGTACTGGCTGCGGCGGCCAGCGTCACGATGGTATCGGACCGCGAAAGCGACTTTTACGAACTGTTCGTGAAGCGTCCGCAAAACGTCGAATTGGTTGTGAGGGCCTGCCAGAATCGGCGGATCGAGGGGTCCGAAGAAGACCCGGATTTGCTGTTCACCTTCATCGACGCCCAGGCCGAACAAGGGCGCGTTGCCATGACGGTCCCCGCCGCACCAGGACGGCGCGCGCGCGATACCGAGTTCGCAGTGCGCTTCGCGCCGGTGGCCGTATGCCGGCCGCTCCATGGAGCCGATCCGACGTTGCCCGAGACGGTTCACCTGACGCTGGTCGATGTCCGCGAGGTATCGGAGCCGAAAGACGGTAGCGCACCTGTGCATTGGCGGCTTTTGACTACCCACGCTGTCGCTACATTGAACGACGCGCGTCAAGTGGTCGGCTTCTACCGGACGCGTTGGGTGATCGAGGAGTTCTTCCGTACGCTCAAGACGGCAGGCTTCGATATAGAGGAAGCCGATATCGGCGACCCGCAGGCCATGATCAACTTCGTCGCTGCTGCAGCCGTTGCGGCCATCACCATCAAGCAACTCGTCCAGGCCCGCGACGGCAACACGGATCAGCTCCTGAGCGATGCCTTCGAGCCGGACGACCAACCCATCCTCGAAGCCGTCTCCGCCCGGCTCGAAGGCAAGACCGAGCGGCAACGCAATCCGCACCCGAAGGGATCCCTGGCCTTTGTCGCTTGGGTCATCGCACGCCTCGGCGGCTGGACCGGCTACTACGGCAAGCCGGGTCCCAAAGTCATCCGCATCGGCCTTGCCAAGTTCCACGCCATCAAATACGGCGCCAATCTAAGGCTTCAGAATGTGTGAATCTGATAGCCGCAAGCGGGGCGAGGTGAAGAGGTGTACCGCCGCCTCAGCTCGCCAAGAAATCCAGCACGATCTCGCAATAGCGCTGCGGGGCCTGCTCGAACATCGGGTGCGTGGTGCCCGGGATCATCTCGGTGCGCGCGCCCTTCACATTGGCGGCAAGCGCGTGCAGCACCTTCGGCAGAATGCCCTTGGTGTTGGCGCCGCCGATGAACAGCGTCGGCGTCCTGATCGCCTCCGCGTCGGCCTTCGAGAACGGCGGGCGCTGGTCGCGGGTCTGGCCGAGCAGGGTGGTCGCGTTGTCGCGCAACAGCTGCTTGGATGTCGCCGGAATCCGCTTCCAGGCGCCGGGCCCTTCGAGCGCGTCCATGAAGATCTGCAAGCCGCCGTCGATGTCGCCCTTGGCGATTTCTGCGGCACACGCCGCAAAGCGCGCCGCCAGCGGCGAGGGGCCCGGCTTGAAATTCGGATCGAGGGTTGCGTCGAGCTCGCCGCCGGGCTCGGCGAGGATCAGCTTGCGCAGCAGGTCCGGCCGGCGCTGCGCGACGCGGAAGCAGATATGGCCGCCGCGGGAATGCCCCATCAGGTCGACCGGCCTTGTGTCGAATGTCTCGATGAAGGCGATGACGTCGTCGACATGCTGCGCGATCGAATAGGTGTCGCCAACGCCGTCCCAATGCGCCGGGAAGAAATGCCGCAGGCTGACCGCGATCACCCGATGCCGCCGCGTCAGCGGGCCGAGCACCGCCGACCAGATCCGGAAATCGCACAGCGAGCCGTGCACGCAGACCAGCGGCGGGCCCTCTCCGATATCGAGATAAGGCATGTCGAAACCGTTGACGTGGAGGCTGTGCATTTGGAGGCTCGCGCAGGGGAGGAGATGTTGTTGATTTAGCCCAAGTTCCCACGGAATTCGGGTGGATAGCAACATTCTCCAAGCCTAGATTTCAGATCAGCAACAGGCTCGAATGTGTGAGCCCAAACGATATGAAGGAACATCTGGAGCGAGCCATGACCGGCCAGCATTTTGCAATCTTCGAGACCATGATCGGCGCCTGCGGCGTCGTCTGGGGCGAGCACGGCGTCACCGCCGTACAGCTTCCGATGGGCACCGAGGAGAAGACCCGCAAGCGCATCCTCCAGCGCAACGGCGACGTCACCGAGGCGGCGCCGCCGGCCGAGGTGCAGCACGCGATCGACGGCATGATCGAGCTGCTCGCCGGCAAGCCGAACGACCTCGCCGACATCGTGCTCGATCTCGACGGCGTGCCCGAGTTCAACCGCGGCGTCTACGACATCGCGCGGAAGATTCCGCCGGGCAAGACCGTGACCTATGGCGATATCGCCAAACAGCTCGGCGGCGTCGAGCTGTCGCGCGACGTCGGCCAGGCATTGGGCCGCAACCCGTGCCCGATCGTGGTACCCTGCCACCGGGTGCTGGCAGCCGGCAACAAGCCGGGCGGCTTCTCGGCCAATGGCGGTGTGGTGACCAAGCTGAAGATGCTGCAGATCGAAGGCGCGGTGGTGAACCACACGCCGAGCCTGTTTGATTGAGCGGGGCGCGCTCTTCTTATCCTCCCCTGGAGGGGGAGGATCGGTTCGCATGAAATGCGAACCGAGGTGGGGTGAAGGTCTCTCGTATCGGGTGCTGCCCGTGTTGAGAAATCACCCCACCCCGTCTCACATCTCGCTGCGCTCGCTGTGAGCCGACCCTCCCCCTCCAGGGGAGGGTGGATCGAGCAAGTGGCCTCAGCTACACCGTCTCACACACAAACCCGTTGCCTTTCCGCCTGATCTTGCCGACCGTCGGCGAGGGGAAGTGTGCGGGGCAGCACAGCGTATCGGTGTCGCAATAGCGCTCGAGGAAGCTGCGCCGCGTCTTCGCGGCCAGTGCCGGGTCGACGTCGAACTTCGGCGACAACTCCGGATAGAGCGTCTGGATCGGCGAGTGCATCAAATCGCCGGCAAACACCGCATCATCCTTGCCGCGGCCGAAGGTGAAGGCGACATGACCCGGCGTGTGGCCGGGCGTCGGCAGCACGCGCATATGATCGCCGATCGCAAAATCATTGCCGACCAGTTCGGCCCGCTTGGCTTCGACCACCGGCAGCACGCTGTCGACGAAGGGCGGGACCTCTGCCTTGGCGTTTGTCTCGGTCCAGTAGTCGAACTCGCTCTTGTCGAATACGTAGCGCGCGTTCGGGAAGGTCGGCACCCAGCGGCCGTTCTCGAGCCGCGTGTTCCAGCCGACATGGTCGACATGCAGATGCGTGCACATCACATAGTCGATGTCGCCGACCGAAAAGCCGGCCGCCGCGAGGCCACGTCGATAGTTGTCGTCGGTCTTCATGTTCCAGCTCGGCCGCCCCGGCCGCGGCTTGTCGTTGCCGATGCAGCTGTCGATCAGGATGGTGTGGTGCGGCGTCTTCACGATGTAGGACTGGAACGCCAGGATCAGCGTGTCGCTGTCATCGAGTGCGCCGGCCGCCTTCATCCAGGCGCGGTTCTCCGCGAGCAGCTCCGGTGTCAATCCGGGCAGCATGTCGTGCGCGGGCAGGAACAGGCCTTCCTCCTCGACAATGCGATGAATGGTGAGATCGCCGGCGGCAAATTTCAGGCTCATGGTGATTCCTTGGCGTTGGCGTTTCGAGCGAAGTGGAGTCCGGTTCGCGGGAAGAGAACGCGAAAAAAAATGCTAGTGCGCGTCGCGCACGGCGGGAATGATGATGTTGGCGAGGATGTCCCTTGCCGCAAGGCCTTCCTTCGGTTGGCCGTACCGGGCTGCCGTCGTCATCATCACAAGGTCGAGATCGGGACGAGGGAGGCGGGCAATCGTCCGGCTGTCGTCGCGCTTGGCCGGCGATCCGCAAGGCTGGCTCTGTTGTCCAGCTTTCATGTCGTCGGCTCGCAGAGCTGTGCCAAAGACGGTCGACGCGAGCACAACGCTCGCCGGGACGTTAGAGGCGGGGGGAGACTTCGCGCATCGTCGTTCTCCCCACGCGTAGCCTTGCTACGCCGGCGGCGGCGCCGAGATCTTCACCGAGGGCCGCTCCAGCATTTTCCGGTAGAACGCATCGAGCTTGGGATAGGCCTTGCGCCAGCCGCAGTCGGCAAAGC of the Bradyrhizobium quebecense genome contains:
- a CDS encoding M20/M25/M40 family metallo-hydrolase, coding for MKLSIKLLASAGLFSLAFASAFAAADEKLRAAAEQAQPAVIESLHDMVLIESGSSDVEGLKKMADYTEARLKALGARTERRKTTKGAGADMVIGTFEGTGSKKLMLIAHMDTVYEHGILDTQPYKVDGNRIYGPGIADDKGGIAVILHSLKILNDAGWHDYAKLTVSFNPDEEVGSIGSGEVIAELADQHDVVLSCEPTVAPPVAKNESLLLGASGTATGTMDVKGKASHAGAAPQLGRNALLELAHQLLQTQDVAKSIPGTQLNWTTAKAGTVRNQIPDHASAGADIRLTIPDGVQKLQAALDEKVKDKLIPDTEVTVKVTAGRPPFVANDRGRALAKQGQAIYAELDRTLDIAEMTGGATDAGYAARSGKATVVESFGLAGWGYHARDEYIDTNSIVPRLYLMTRILMELGKAK
- a CDS encoding IS4 family transposase, producing the protein MVCVDGPVPPHPDRICRCDPTSPRKRLSHSHIWVAISGKAGFSIGRQAGGGFDGRGGIWTGTIWRSSPGKRGARLHAALVARPGSCIRRLGEDRAGEMQFRRLLHNPSVTAAEMSRHAGDLTGQRAAGRHVVVAQDTSELILGGRRSRQCYGPVAKGNAAGLLLHVALAVEAETQGLLGLVSMQVWNRNREELAPRRKRATAAKESQRWIESSERAGEVLAAAASVTMVSDRESDFYELFVKRPQNVELVVRACQNRRIEGSEEDPDLLFTFIDAQAEQGRVAMTVPAAPGRRARDTEFAVRFAPVAVCRPLHGADPTLPETVHLTLVDVREVSEPKDGSAPVHWRLLTTHAVATLNDARQVVGFYRTRWVIEEFFRTLKTAGFDIEEADIGDPQAMINFVAAAAVAAITIKQLVQARDGNTDQLLSDAFEPDDQPILEAVSARLEGKTERQRNPHPKGSLAFVAWVIARLGGWTGYYGKPGPKVIRIGLAKFHAIKYGANLRLQNV
- a CDS encoding sigma-70 family RNA polymerase sigma factor, yielding MDEKEFLAEQFEANRPRLRAVAYRMLGSTAEVDDAVQEAWLRLGRTDAATVDNLGGWLTTVVARICLDMLRSRKSRREEPMGAHVPEPMADNPFERETEMADSVGAALLVVLETLAPAERLAFVLHDMFAVPFEEIAPIVGRTPAAARQLASRARRRVQGAPPAPDADLSRQRGIVEAFLAASRNGDFEGLLAVLAPDVVVRADQAAQRLGSLPVIRGAAAVAESFKGRAQAAKPALVDGEIGVAVIFGGALRIVLRVTISGDRIAAIDATAEPAQIETLDVEVLDQA
- a CDS encoding phytanoyl-CoA dioxygenase family protein; protein product: MKLTPEQIEFFHREGWLFLPELFSQEEVDFLAREAVSIYDANRPEVWREKSGAPRTAFAAHLYNEAFGLLGAHPRMIDPIEQLFGEKVYMHQFKINAKAAFTGDVWQWHQDYGTWKRDDGMPEPRAMNIAIFLDEVMPINGPLMLVPQSQTAGDLKASHDLETTSYPLWTLDEETVTRLVKQGGIVAPTGKPGGMLMFHGNLVHGSSGNITPYPRKIVYLTLNAVSNYIRTPTRPDYIAHRDFTPIQTVADDALLRLARAPRQAAE
- a CDS encoding methylated-DNA--[protein]-cysteine S-methyltransferase: MTGQHFAIFETMIGACGVVWGEHGVTAVQLPMGTEEKTRKRILQRNGDVTEAAPPAEVQHAIDGMIELLAGKPNDLADIVLDLDGVPEFNRGVYDIARKIPPGKTVTYGDIAKQLGGVELSRDVGQALGRNPCPIVVPCHRVLAAGNKPGGFSANGGVVTKLKMLQIEGAVVNHTPSLFD
- a CDS encoding GntR family transcriptional regulator — encoded protein: MIPLDPLPNLIDQVYGRLLEAIIDRTLLPGQRITQNELADRLGVSRQPISHALHLLHRQGLVAESGKRGFEVTQLDPQRIRELYEVRGAIDALAARLAATRVKEDSAARTQLEGALEAGRAIDDNAPLARLIALDVDFHSAIYRLAGNTAIEEMIAPQWPHMRRSMATVLAELDYRGSAWTEHETIAAHIFSGNAAAAEAAALAHAQTAGQMTEEKLRAIDVAA
- a CDS encoding MBL fold metallo-hydrolase encodes the protein MSLKFAAGDLTIHRIVEEEGLFLPAHDMLPGLTPELLAENRAWMKAAGALDDSDTLILAFQSYIVKTPHHTILIDSCIGNDKPRPGRPSWNMKTDDNYRRGLAAAGFSVGDIDYVMCTHLHVDHVGWNTRLENGRWVPTFPNARYVFDKSEFDYWTETNAKAEVPPFVDSVLPVVEAKRAELVGNDFAIGDHMRVLPTPGHTPGHVAFTFGRGKDDAVFAGDLMHSPIQTLYPELSPKFDVDPALAAKTRRSFLERYCDTDTLCCPAHFPSPTVGKIRRKGNGFVCETV
- a CDS encoding alpha/beta fold hydrolase — protein: MHSLHVNGFDMPYLDIGEGPPLVCVHGSLCDFRIWSAVLGPLTRRHRVIAVSLRHFFPAHWDGVGDTYSIAQHVDDVIAFIETFDTRPVDLMGHSRGGHICFRVAQRRPDLLRKLILAEPGGELDATLDPNFKPGPSPLAARFAACAAEIAKGDIDGGLQIFMDALEGPGAWKRIPATSKQLLRDNATTLLGQTRDQRPPFSKADAEAIRTPTLFIGGANTKGILPKVLHALAANVKGARTEMIPGTTHPMFEQAPQRYCEIVLDFLAS
- a CDS encoding carboxymuconolactone decarboxylase family protein; protein product: MKARMNHPVMVVPDAMKALQALSESTKQALPEKLLELVHLRASQINGCSVCVDMHPKLAKRAGETDERLFAVGAWRDTPYFTEAERAALALTEAVTRLSDREDPVTDAVWDEAAKHFDEQQLASLVLGIAAINVWNRLNVAVRQPVGAWKV